In Strigops habroptila isolate Jane unplaced genomic scaffold, bStrHab1.2.pri NW_022045576.1_ctg1, whole genome shotgun sequence, the following are encoded in one genomic region:
- the LOC115602828 gene encoding proto-oncogene vav-like, which produces MEAWRQCAQWLVAARVLPGGHRASSTTGQVWDLAQALRDGVLLCHLLNALLPQAVPPRDICPRPQMSQFLCLRNIRTFLTACADKFGLPKHRLFGAFDLFDVQDFGKVIETLSTLSWTPIAQSKGLTPFPIGDCVGDEDIYSGLSDLIDDTAEEDDDLYDCVEAEGDDGDDIYEDLMRVEPPPAMKVEVDRRLCCLQELRQTEERYTETLEAICQ; this is translated from the exons atggaGGCCTGGCGACAATGTGCCCAGTGGCTGGTGGCGGCGCGGGTGCTGCCGGGGGGACACCGGGCCAGCAGCACCACGGGGCAGGTCTGGGACCTGGCGCAGGCGCTGCGGGACGGGGTGTTGCTCTGTCACCTCCTCAACGCCCTCCTGCCCCAGGCCGTGCCCCCCCGCGACATCTGCCCCCGGCCCCAGATGTCCCAG TTCTTGTGCCTGAGGAACATCCGCACCTTCCTGACCGCTTGTGCTGACAAATTCGGGCTCCCGAAGCACCGGCTCTTCGGCGCCTTCGACCTCTTCGACGTCCAGGACTTCGGCAAG gTCATTGAGACCCTCTCGACGCTCTCCTGGACCCCCATCGCCCAGAGCAAAGGCCTCAC GCCCTTCCCCATCGGTGACTGTGTTGGGGACGAGGACATCTACAGTGGCCTCTCTGACCTCATCGA TGACACGGCGGAGGAGGACGACGACCTCTATGACTGTGTGGAAGCTGAGGGAGATGATGGGGACGACATCTATGAGGACCTGATGCGTGTGGAGCCCCCCCCAGCTATG AAGGTGGAGGTGGACCGAaggctctgctgcctccaggaGCTGAGACAGACCGAGGAGAGGTACACGGAGACCCTGGAGGCCATCTGCCAG